From one Streptomyces sp. SCSIO 30461 genomic stretch:
- a CDS encoding HNH endonuclease family protein: MSRSRIIGPVLALLPVAVIPYVSGCDVLGQADAPDRGSAPQGSYARGVSPLANPDGTKPGLAPLAGSAQRAAARELIAGLAVKGRGSKTGYDRDEFGSAWKDAVDGVPLARNGCDTRNDLLRLHGGDVRFRSGSDCVVVSMTLYDPYTGMTIEWRKQKAAEVQIDHVVPLSYSWQMGSSRWPESKRERFANDALNLIPVQGRANSAKGDSGPASWLPPNKQIRCAYAVRFAQVAVKYEMPVTGSDRAAMLRECAG; encoded by the coding sequence ATGAGCAGGTCACGCATCATTGGCCCGGTTCTGGCGCTTCTGCCGGTCGCCGTGATCCCGTACGTCTCCGGCTGCGACGTACTCGGACAGGCCGACGCTCCGGACCGCGGTTCGGCACCGCAGGGGTCGTATGCCCGAGGCGTGAGCCCGCTGGCGAACCCCGACGGCACCAAACCCGGACTCGCGCCCCTGGCGGGGTCCGCACAACGGGCCGCGGCACGGGAACTCATCGCGGGACTGGCCGTCAAGGGGCGCGGCTCCAAGACGGGTTATGACCGCGACGAGTTCGGCTCCGCCTGGAAGGACGCGGTGGACGGGGTGCCGCTGGCGCGGAACGGCTGTGACACGCGCAACGACTTGCTGAGACTCCATGGAGGCGACGTACGGTTCCGCTCCGGCTCCGACTGCGTGGTCGTGTCGATGACCCTGTACGACCCGTACACCGGAATGACCATCGAGTGGCGCAAGCAGAAGGCCGCCGAGGTGCAGATAGACCATGTGGTGCCGCTGTCGTACAGCTGGCAGATGGGCTCGTCGCGCTGGCCGGAGAGCAAGCGTGAGCGGTTCGCCAACGACGCGCTCAATCTGATCCCGGTCCAGGGCCGCGCCAACTCGGCCAAGGGCGACTCGGGCCCCGCGTCCTGGCTGCCGCCGAACAAGCAGATCAGGTGCGCCTACGCGGTGCGGTTCGCTCA
- a CDS encoding MFS transporter, with the protein MSGGHTGARDAARKTGSTASGTTRRGAVAAALMLGMALAALDGTVVSTAVPQIVGELGDFALFSWLFSGYLLAATVTIPVYGKLADTFGRKPVLITGIVVFLAGSLLCAAAWSMTSLIAFRVVQGLGGGALQGTVQTIAADLYPLDQRPRIQAKLSTVWAVSAVAGPVIGGLLTAYTDWRWIFLINLPVGALALWLVARHLREPSRTGAGTGGARARGSRPRLDWPGALAVFVTGSLLLTALVQGGTAWPWLSAPSLTLLACSAAGVAATVLIERRATEPVLPGWVWRRRTIAAVNLAMGALGLLMVAPTVFLPTYAQSVLGLGPIAAGFVLSVMTLSWPVSAAYANRLYTRIGFRNTAITGIGAALLIVLAFPLLLPYPGRAWQPALVMLLLGAALGIFQLPLIVGVQSTVPWAERGTATASVLFCRQVGQSVGAALFGALANSVLASRVGGGSGDKGGDLDSVARSLADGRPGAVEHLRQAVDTAVDYVFLGAAGAAALALLVLVLLAPRKFPVLTDAHDG; encoded by the coding sequence ATGAGCGGAGGACACACCGGCGCGAGGGACGCCGCCCGCAAGACCGGCTCCACGGCATCGGGCACCACCCGGCGCGGCGCCGTCGCCGCCGCACTGATGCTGGGCATGGCGCTCGCCGCGCTCGACGGCACCGTGGTCTCCACCGCCGTCCCGCAGATCGTCGGCGAACTGGGCGACTTCGCCTTGTTCTCCTGGCTGTTCTCCGGCTATCTGCTCGCCGCCACGGTGACCATTCCCGTCTACGGAAAGCTCGCCGACACCTTCGGCCGCAAGCCCGTGCTGATCACCGGCATCGTCGTCTTCCTGGCCGGCTCACTGCTGTGCGCCGCCGCCTGGAGCATGACCTCGCTCATCGCCTTCCGTGTCGTCCAGGGCCTCGGCGGCGGGGCACTCCAGGGCACCGTGCAGACGATCGCCGCCGACCTCTACCCGCTGGACCAACGCCCCCGGATCCAGGCGAAGCTCTCCACCGTCTGGGCGGTGTCCGCCGTCGCCGGACCCGTGATCGGCGGGCTGCTCACCGCATACACCGACTGGCGCTGGATCTTCCTGATCAACCTGCCGGTCGGGGCTCTCGCCCTGTGGCTGGTCGCCCGCCACCTACGCGAACCGTCCCGGACGGGCGCCGGGACCGGAGGCGCTCGGGCGCGAGGGAGCAGGCCCCGGCTGGACTGGCCGGGCGCACTCGCCGTCTTCGTCACCGGCAGCCTGCTGCTGACCGCACTCGTCCAGGGCGGAACCGCCTGGCCCTGGCTCTCCGCACCCTCCCTCACGCTGCTCGCGTGCAGCGCCGCCGGAGTCGCAGCCACCGTGCTCATCGAACGCCGGGCCACCGAACCCGTGCTCCCCGGTTGGGTGTGGCGGCGGCGCACCATCGCCGCGGTGAACCTGGCCATGGGGGCTCTGGGGCTGCTGATGGTCGCGCCCACCGTCTTCCTGCCGACCTACGCCCAGTCGGTGCTGGGGCTCGGCCCCATCGCGGCCGGCTTCGTCCTGTCCGTGATGACCCTGAGCTGGCCGGTCAGCGCCGCCTACGCCAACCGCCTCTACACCCGCATCGGCTTCCGCAACACCGCGATCACCGGTATCGGGGCGGCCCTGCTGATCGTGCTGGCGTTTCCGCTGCTACTGCCCTACCCGGGACGGGCATGGCAGCCCGCACTCGTGATGCTGCTGCTCGGCGCGGCGCTCGGGATCTTCCAACTGCCACTGATCGTCGGGGTCCAGTCCACCGTGCCCTGGGCGGAGCGCGGCACGGCGACCGCGTCCGTGCTGTTCTGCCGCCAGGTGGGACAGAGCGTCGGGGCAGCCCTGTTCGGCGCGCTCGCCAACTCCGTCCTGGCGTCCCGTGTCGGCGGCGGCTCGGGCGACAAGGGCGGCGACCTGGACAGCGTCGCCCGCTCCCTGGCGGACGGCCGTCCCGGCGCGGTGGAGCATCTGCGGCAGGCGGTGGACACGGCGGTGGACTACGTCTTCCTGGGCGCCGCAGGCGCCGCCGCGCTCGCCCTGCTCGTACTGGTGCTGCTGGCCCCGCGCAAATTCCCGGTGCTCACAGACGCACACGACGGCTGA
- a CDS encoding FtsX-like permease family protein, whose amino-acid sequence MTVLKTSLRNFFAHKGRMALSAIAVLLSVAFVSGTLVFSDTMNTTFDKLFAVSAADVTVSPKSAAGDDEAPPTGKPESLPAALLAQVEKADGVRSAEGKVISLSVTVVDADDKNMGSSNGAPTIAVNWTPGELRSMEISSGREPRGPTEVMVDADTADKHGLKLGDELRTIAATGDLTAHISGIASFKVTNPGAAVVYFDTATAQRQLLGRTGAYTQIEVTAKPGTDHEQLKKHVAAAVGDTAPYTLRTQQEAADQGREDVGEFLDVMKYAMLGFAGIAVLVGIFLIVNTFSMLVAQRTREIGLMRAIGSSRRQVNRSVLIEALLLGVFGSVAGVAAGVGLAVGLMELMSATGMNLSTQDLTVKWTTPVIGLVLGTVVTVLAAYIPARRAGKVSPMAALRDAGTPADGRAGLVRGVIGLVLTGAGGLLLWTATRAAKASEGSMWLGLGVVLSLVGFVVVGPLLASGVVRVISVVVLRAFGPVGRMAERNALRNPRRTGATGAALMIGLALVACLSVVGSSMVASATDELDRTVGADFIIQSDNFQPMVPQAEQALKKVPGIEHVTDYKVVEAELTAPGGSGGKGKPEKQTLVAADPTYAQDLRRETTAGDLAAAYGKDAMSVSEGYAEDHGVRVGDTLTVRFTGGGEARLKVAAITSDDTSVDKGSMYVNITTVARYLPADRMPQNVLMFATAQEGKEKEAYAALKKSLAEYPTYQVKDQTDYKQDLKDQVGQLLNIVYGLLALAIIVAVLGVVNTLALSVVERTREIGLMRAIGLSRRQLRRMIRLESVVIALFGALLGLGLGMGWGTAAQKLLALEGLGVLEIPWPTIAGVFVGSAFVGLFAALVPAFRAGRMNVLNAIATE is encoded by the coding sequence GTGACCGTGCTGAAGACCTCGCTGCGCAACTTCTTCGCGCACAAGGGGCGGATGGCGCTGTCCGCCATCGCCGTCCTGCTGTCGGTGGCGTTCGTGTCGGGCACACTCGTGTTCTCCGACACCATGAACACCACCTTCGACAAGCTGTTCGCTGTCTCCGCCGCCGATGTCACCGTCAGCCCGAAGAGTGCGGCGGGCGACGATGAGGCCCCGCCGACAGGGAAGCCGGAGTCCCTGCCCGCCGCCCTGCTGGCGCAGGTGGAGAAGGCCGACGGGGTGCGGTCCGCCGAGGGCAAGGTCATCTCCCTGAGCGTGACCGTCGTCGACGCGGACGACAAGAACATGGGATCCAGCAATGGCGCACCCACCATCGCCGTCAACTGGACGCCCGGCGAGCTGCGCTCCATGGAGATCAGCTCGGGGCGCGAGCCGCGCGGGCCCACGGAGGTGATGGTCGACGCGGACACCGCCGACAAGCACGGTCTGAAGCTCGGCGACGAGCTTCGCACCATCGCCGCGACCGGTGACCTCACCGCGCACATCTCCGGTATCGCCTCGTTCAAGGTGACCAACCCGGGTGCGGCCGTCGTCTACTTCGACACGGCGACGGCTCAGCGCCAACTGCTCGGCAGGACCGGCGCATACACCCAGATCGAGGTCACCGCGAAGCCCGGCACCGACCATGAGCAGCTGAAGAAGCACGTGGCCGCGGCTGTCGGCGACACGGCCCCGTACACCCTGCGGACCCAGCAGGAGGCGGCCGACCAGGGCCGTGAGGACGTCGGCGAGTTCCTCGACGTCATGAAGTACGCGATGCTCGGCTTCGCCGGGATCGCCGTCCTCGTCGGGATCTTCCTGATCGTCAACACCTTCTCGATGCTGGTCGCCCAGCGCACCCGGGAGATCGGGCTGATGCGGGCCATCGGGTCGAGCCGAAGGCAGGTCAACCGCTCGGTGCTGATCGAGGCGCTGCTGCTCGGTGTGTTCGGATCGGTCGCGGGTGTCGCGGCCGGGGTCGGGCTGGCCGTCGGGCTGATGGAGCTGATGTCGGCGACGGGTATGAACCTTTCGACGCAGGACCTCACCGTCAAGTGGACGACCCCGGTGATCGGGCTGGTCCTCGGGACCGTCGTCACGGTCCTGGCCGCCTACATCCCGGCGCGCCGGGCGGGCAAGGTCTCCCCGATGGCCGCGCTCCGGGACGCCGGTACGCCGGCCGACGGCCGCGCCGGACTGGTGCGGGGTGTCATCGGGCTGGTCCTCACGGGCGCCGGCGGCCTGCTGCTGTGGACCGCCACGCGGGCCGCGAAGGCGAGCGAGGGATCCATGTGGCTGGGCCTGGGCGTGGTGCTCAGCCTGGTCGGTTTCGTGGTGGTCGGACCGCTGCTCGCGAGCGGGGTGGTCCGGGTCATCAGCGTGGTGGTGCTGCGGGCGTTCGGCCCGGTCGGGCGGATGGCCGAGCGCAACGCGCTGCGCAACCCGCGGCGTACCGGGGCCACTGGCGCCGCGCTGATGATCGGCCTGGCGCTGGTCGCCTGCCTGTCGGTCGTAGGCTCCTCGATGGTGGCCTCCGCGACGGACGAGCTGGACCGAACGGTCGGCGCGGACTTCATCATCCAGTCGGACAACTTCCAGCCGATGGTGCCGCAGGCCGAGCAGGCGTTGAAGAAGGTGCCGGGCATCGAGCACGTCACCGACTACAAGGTGGTCGAGGCGGAGCTGACCGCCCCCGGCGGAAGCGGGGGGAAGGGCAAGCCGGAGAAGCAGACGCTGGTCGCCGCCGACCCGACCTATGCCCAGGACCTGCGCCGTGAGACGACTGCGGGCGACCTGGCGGCGGCCTACGGCAAGGACGCCATGTCGGTCTCCGAGGGCTATGCCGAGGACCACGGCGTCCGGGTCGGTGACACGCTGACGGTGCGCTTCACGGGGGGCGGGGAGGCGAGGCTGAAGGTCGCGGCGATCACCTCGGACGACACCAGCGTCGACAAGGGCTCGATGTACGTCAACATCACCACGGTGGCCCGCTATCTGCCCGCCGACCGGATGCCGCAGAACGTGCTGATGTTCGCCACCGCGCAGGAGGGCAAGGAGAAGGAGGCGTACGCGGCGCTCAAGAAGTCGCTCGCCGAGTACCCGACGTACCAGGTGAAGGACCAGACCGACTACAAGCAGGATCTGAAGGACCAGGTCGGTCAGTTGTTGAACATCGTTTACGGCCTGCTCGCGCTCGCGATCATCGTCGCGGTTCTGGGCGTGGTCAACACCCTTGCGCTGTCGGTGGTGGAACGGACCCGGGAGATCGGGCTGATGCGGGCCATCGGCCTCTCGCGCCGCCAGCTGCGCCGCATGATCCGCCTGGAGTCGGTGGTCATCGCACTGTTCGGCGCGCTGCTCGGTCTCGGCCTCGGCATGGGCTGGGGCACGGCGGCCCAGAAGCTGCTGGCCCTGGAGGGGCTGGGTGTGCTGGAGATCCCCTGGCCGACGATCGCGGGGGTGTTCGTGGGATCCGCGTTCGTGGGTCTGTTCGCGGCGCTGGTCCCCGCGTTCCGGGCAGGCAGGATGAACGTGCTGAACGCAATCGCCACGGAGTAG
- a CDS encoding ABC transporter ATP-binding protein has protein sequence MTTAVTVPAHGGTGGRTVVAARARQVVKAYGSGETRVVALDHVDVDIMRGQFTAIMGPSGSGKSTLMHCLAGLDTVTSGEIHVDDTEITRLKDKKLTQLRRDRIGFIFQAFNLLPTLNAIENITLPMDVAGRKPDTAWLNRVVETVGLAGRLKHRPNQLSGGQQQRVAVARALAARPEIIFGDEPTGNLDSRAGAEVLGFLRRSVDELGQTIVMVTHDPVAASYADRVLYLADGRIVDEMFNPTADQVLDRMKDFDARGRTS, from the coding sequence GTGACAACGGCTGTGACCGTCCCCGCACACGGGGGCACGGGAGGACGGACGGTCGTCGCCGCACGAGCGCGGCAGGTCGTCAAGGCGTACGGTTCCGGGGAGACCAGGGTCGTCGCGCTCGACCACGTCGATGTGGACATCATGCGCGGGCAGTTCACCGCGATCATGGGCCCGTCCGGTTCCGGCAAGTCCACCCTGATGCACTGCCTGGCGGGTCTGGACACGGTGACATCGGGCGAGATCCACGTCGATGACACCGAGATCACCCGACTCAAGGACAAGAAGCTCACGCAACTTCGTCGGGACCGGATCGGCTTCATCTTCCAGGCGTTCAACCTGCTGCCGACGCTCAACGCCATCGAGAACATCACGCTTCCCATGGACGTCGCGGGGCGAAAGCCCGATACCGCTTGGCTCAACCGCGTGGTGGAGACGGTGGGGCTCGCGGGGCGGCTGAAGCACCGGCCCAACCAGCTCTCCGGCGGACAGCAGCAGCGAGTGGCCGTCGCACGTGCCCTCGCGGCCCGCCCCGAGATCATCTTCGGCGACGAGCCGACCGGGAACCTGGACTCGCGGGCCGGTGCCGAGGTGCTGGGCTTCCTGCGCAGGTCCGTCGACGAGCTGGGCCAGACCATCGTCATGGTCACCCACGACCCGGTGGCGGCCTCCTACGCCGACCGTGTGCTGTATCTGGCCGACGGCCGGATCGTGGACGAGATGTTCAACCCGACGGCCGACCAGGTCCTCGACCGCATGAAGGACTTCGATGCCCGGGGGCGTACGTCGTGA
- the mfd gene encoding transcription-repair coupling factor: MSLHGLLDAVVRDPALAEAIKAATDGNRRHVDLVGPPAVRPFAVAALAREAGRPVLAVTATGREAEDLAAALRSLLDPDTVAEYPSWETLPHERLSPRSDTVGRRLAVLRRLAHPSADDPAAGPVSVVVAPVRSVLQPQVKGLGDLEPVALRSGRTADLNEVVEGLAAAAYSRVELVEKRGEFAVRGGILDVFPPTEEHPLRIEFWGDDVEEIRYFKVADQRSLEVAEHGLWAPPCRELLLTDAVRERAAALAEAHPELGELLGKIAEGIAVEGMESLAPALVDDMELLLDVLPAGAMTVVCDPERVRTRAADLVATSQEFLQASWAATAGGGEAPIDLGAASLWGIADVRDRARELGMMWWSVSPFAADEELHLGDADTLKLGMHAPETYRGDTARALADTKGWLADGWRTVFVTEAHGPASRTAEVLGGEGIAARLDADLKEISPSVVHVACGSIDYGFVDPALRLAVLTETDLSGQKAAGRDGARMPTRRRKQIDPLTLEVGDYIVHEQHGVGRYLEMVQRTVQGATREYLLVEYAPAKRGQPGDRLYIPTDQLEQVTKYVGGEAPTLHRLGGADWTKTKARAKKAVKEIAADLIKLYSARMAAPGHTFGPDTPWQRELEDAFPYAETPDQLSTIAEVKEDMEKSVPMDRLICGDVGYGKTEIAVRAAFKAVQDGKQVAVLVPTTLLVQQHFGTFSERYSQFPVVTRALSRFQSDAEAKATLEGLKDGSVDIVIGTHRLFSSETKFKDLGLVIVDEEQRFGVEHKEQLKKLRANVDVLTMSATPIPRTLEMAVTGIREMSTITTPPEERHPVLTFVGPYEEKQIGAAIRRELLREGQVFYIHNRVESIDRAAARLRDIVPEARIATAHGQMGESTLEQVVVDFWEKKYDVLVSTTIVESGIDISNANTLIVERGDNFGLSQLHQLRGRVGRGRERGYAYFLYPPEKPLTETAHERLATIAQHTEMGAGMYVAMKDLEIRGAGNLLGGEQSGHIAGVGFDLYVRMVGEAVADYRKSLESGEAQEEPPLEVKIELPVDAHVPHDYAPGERLRLQAYRAIASADSEEDIKAVREELTDRYGKLPEPVENLLLVAGLRMLSRACGVGEIVLQGSNIRFAPVELRESQELRLKRLYPRTVIKPAVQQVLVPRPTTGKIGGKPVVGRELLAWTGEFLTTILGS; encoded by the coding sequence ATGAGCTTGCACGGTCTGCTCGACGCCGTGGTACGTGACCCGGCGCTCGCCGAGGCGATCAAGGCCGCCACGGACGGTAACCGCCGCCATGTCGACCTGGTCGGCCCCCCGGCGGTCCGGCCCTTCGCGGTGGCCGCCCTGGCACGCGAGGCCGGGCGGCCGGTACTGGCGGTGACGGCGACCGGCCGGGAGGCCGAGGACCTGGCCGCTGCGCTGCGCTCGCTGCTCGACCCGGACACCGTGGCCGAGTACCCGTCCTGGGAGACCCTGCCGCACGAGCGGCTCTCGCCCCGCTCCGACACCGTCGGCCGACGTCTCGCGGTGCTGCGCCGCCTCGCCCACCCGTCCGCGGACGACCCGGCAGCCGGCCCGGTGAGCGTGGTTGTCGCGCCCGTGAGGTCCGTGCTTCAGCCGCAGGTCAAGGGGCTCGGGGACCTGGAGCCGGTGGCGCTGCGGTCCGGGCGGACCGCGGATCTGAACGAGGTCGTGGAAGGGCTGGCCGCCGCCGCGTACTCGCGGGTGGAGCTGGTCGAGAAGCGCGGCGAGTTCGCGGTGCGCGGCGGCATCCTCGATGTGTTCCCGCCCACCGAGGAACACCCGCTGCGGATCGAGTTCTGGGGCGACGACGTCGAGGAGATCCGCTACTTCAAGGTGGCCGACCAGCGCTCCCTTGAGGTCGCCGAGCACGGGCTGTGGGCGCCGCCGTGCCGTGAGCTGCTGCTGACCGACGCCGTACGGGAGCGGGCCGCCGCGCTCGCCGAGGCTCATCCGGAGCTCGGCGAGCTGCTCGGGAAGATCGCCGAGGGCATCGCGGTCGAGGGCATGGAGTCGCTGGCCCCTGCCCTGGTGGACGACATGGAGCTACTGCTCGACGTCCTACCCGCAGGCGCGATGACCGTGGTGTGCGACCCGGAGCGGGTCCGTACGCGGGCGGCGGACCTGGTGGCGACCTCGCAGGAGTTCCTTCAGGCGTCCTGGGCGGCGACGGCGGGCGGCGGCGAGGCGCCGATCGACCTGGGGGCGGCCTCGCTGTGGGGGATCGCGGATGTCCGGGACCGGGCCCGTGAGCTCGGGATGATGTGGTGGTCGGTTTCGCCGTTCGCCGCCGACGAGGAGCTGCACCTCGGCGATGCCGACACCTTGAAGCTGGGGATGCACGCACCGGAGACGTACCGCGGTGACACCGCCCGCGCACTCGCCGACACCAAGGGCTGGCTCGCGGACGGTTGGCGCACCGTGTTCGTGACGGAGGCGCACGGACCCGCAAGCCGCACCGCGGAGGTGCTCGGCGGGGAGGGGATCGCGGCCCGGCTGGACGCCGACCTGAAGGAGATCTCCCCGTCGGTCGTGCATGTGGCCTGCGGCTCCATCGACTACGGCTTCGTCGATCCCGCGCTCAGGCTGGCCGTGCTGACCGAGACCGACCTGTCCGGCCAGAAGGCCGCCGGCAGGGACGGCGCCCGGATGCCGACCCGCCGCCGCAAGCAGATCGACCCGCTGACTCTCGAAGTGGGCGACTACATCGTGCACGAGCAGCACGGTGTCGGCCGCTACCTGGAGATGGTGCAGCGCACCGTACAGGGCGCGACGCGCGAGTACCTGCTGGTCGAGTACGCGCCGGCGAAGCGCGGCCAGCCCGGTGACCGGCTCTACATCCCGACCGACCAGCTGGAGCAGGTCACCAAGTACGTGGGTGGCGAGGCGCCGACACTGCACCGGCTCGGCGGAGCCGACTGGACCAAGACCAAGGCGCGCGCCAAGAAGGCGGTCAAGGAGATCGCCGCCGACCTGATCAAGCTGTACAGCGCCCGGATGGCAGCGCCCGGCCACACCTTCGGCCCTGACACGCCCTGGCAGCGCGAGCTGGAGGACGCGTTCCCCTACGCCGAGACCCCCGATCAGCTGTCCACCATCGCCGAGGTGAAGGAGGACATGGAGAAGTCGGTCCCGATGGACCGGCTGATCTGCGGAGACGTCGGATACGGAAAGACCGAGATCGCGGTGCGGGCCGCGTTCAAGGCGGTCCAGGACGGCAAGCAGGTCGCCGTGCTCGTGCCCACCACCCTGCTGGTGCAGCAGCACTTCGGGACCTTCAGCGAGCGGTACTCGCAGTTCCCCGTGGTCACCCGGGCGTTGTCCCGTTTCCAGTCGGACGCGGAGGCGAAGGCGACCCTGGAGGGGCTGAAGGACGGCTCGGTCGACATCGTCATCGGTACCCACCGCCTGTTCTCGTCCGAGACCAAGTTCAAGGACCTGGGCTTGGTCATCGTGGACGAGGAGCAGCGCTTCGGCGTCGAGCACAAGGAGCAGTTGAAGAAGCTGCGGGCCAACGTCGATGTGCTGACGATGTCCGCGACACCGATCCCGCGCACCCTGGAGATGGCGGTCACGGGCATCCGCGAGATGTCCACCATCACCACCCCGCCGGAGGAGCGGCACCCGGTGCTGACCTTCGTCGGCCCGTACGAGGAGAAGCAGATCGGTGCGGCGATCCGCCGTGAACTGCTGCGCGAGGGACAGGTCTTCTACATCCACAACAGGGTCGAGTCGATCGACCGGGCCGCGGCGAGGCTCCGCGACATCGTCCCGGAGGCGCGGATCGCCACCGCGCACGGGCAGATGGGCGAGAGCACCCTGGAGCAGGTCGTCGTGGATTTCTGGGAGAAGAAGTACGACGTGCTGGTGTCGACCACGATCGTCGAGTCCGGTATCGACATCTCCAACGCAAACACCCTGATCGTGGAGCGCGGCGACAACTTCGGCCTCTCACAGCTGCACCAGCTGCGCGGCCGGGTGGGGCGTGGCCGCGAGCGAGGCTATGCCTACTTCCTCTACCCGCCGGAGAAGCCGCTCACGGAGACCGCACACGAGCGTCTGGCGACCATCGCCCAGCACACCGAGATGGGTGCGGGCATGTATGTGGCGATGAAGGACCTGGAGATCCGCGGCGCGGGCAATCTGCTCGGCGGTGAGCAGTCCGGCCATATCGCCGGTGTCGGCTTCGACCTGTACGTGCGGATGGTGGGCGAGGCGGTCGCCGACTACCGCAAGTCGCTGGAGTCCGGGGAGGCGCAGGAGGAGCCGCCGCTGGAGGTCAAGATCGAGCTGCCGGTCGACGCGCATGTCCCGCACGACTACGCGCCCGGTGAGCGGCTGCGTCTCCAGGCGTATCGGGCGATCGCGTCCGCCGACTCGGAGGAGGACATCAAGGCGGTACGTGAGGAGCTCACCGACCGCTACGGCAAGCTGCCCGAGCCGGTGGAGAACCTGCTGCTGGTCGCCGGGCTGCGGATGCTGTCGAGGGCCTGCGGAGTGGGTGAGATCGTGCTCCAGGGGTCGAACATCCGCTTCGCGCCGGTGGAGTTGCGCGAGTCGCAGGAGCTGCGGCTGAAGCGTCTCTATCCGCGTACGGTCATCAAGCCGGCGGTGCAGCAGGTGCTGGTGCCGCGCCCGACGACGGGCAAGATCGGCGGGAAACCCGTGGTGGGCCGGGAACTCCTGGCGTGGACGGGTGAGTTCCTGACCACGATCCTGGGGTCGTAG